The Gammaproteobacteria bacterium genome window below encodes:
- a CDS encoding glycosyltransferase family 1 protein yields the protein MKIVLVSDAWFPQINGVVTTLFKTKQELEKLGHHVITITPDHFKTIPCPTYSEIRLAIAPSKKVRELLKTFQADAVHIATEGPLGLAARAWCLKQNFPFTTSFHTRFPEYVKLRFHIPLALTYAFQRWFHGAAQYTMVATEALRQELTEKGFPNLVIWSRGVDTELFRPREKKLLTCPRPVFSYLGRVAVEKNIEAFLKLDLPGTKYVIGDGPDMSKLMQRYPEVIFAGFKTGEDLALHLAQADVFVFPSRTDTFGLVVIEALACGVPVAAYPVRGPADIIVSGEFGYLDEDLQNAAVKALSLDHVSCRAAALKYTWAACTQQFLSHLNHTQQAQAKAQTTMVATQDPTRVQP from the coding sequence ATGAAAATAGTTCTAGTCAGCGACGCCTGGTTTCCGCAGATTAACGGCGTCGTCACGACGCTCTTCAAAACCAAACAAGAGCTTGAAAAGCTCGGCCACCACGTCATCACTATCACGCCGGATCACTTCAAGACCATTCCCTGTCCAACTTACTCCGAAATCCGGCTTGCCATTGCCCCCTCTAAAAAGGTTCGCGAGTTATTAAAAACCTTCCAAGCGGATGCCGTACACATCGCCACTGAAGGCCCGTTAGGTCTGGCGGCGCGCGCCTGGTGTCTAAAACAAAACTTTCCTTTTACCACTTCGTTTCACACCCGCTTTCCGGAATATGTGAAGCTGCGTTTTCATATCCCGCTCGCGCTGACCTACGCCTTTCAGCGCTGGTTTCACGGCGCGGCCCAATACACCATGGTGGCGACCGAGGCGCTCAGACAAGAGTTGACGGAAAAGGGTTTTCCAAATCTGGTGATCTGGTCACGCGGCGTGGATACGGAATTATTCCGCCCACGCGAAAAAAAGTTACTGACGTGTCCACGTCCGGTCTTTAGTTACCTTGGGCGCGTCGCGGTCGAAAAAAATATCGAGGCCTTTCTGAAACTCGATCTGCCCGGCACCAAGTACGTTATCGGCGATGGGCCGGACATGTCAAAGCTGATGCAGCGTTATCCCGAGGTCATTTTTGCCGGTTTCAAGACCGGCGAAGATCTCGCGCTGCACCTTGCGCAGGCCGATGTGTTCGTCTTTCCCAGTCGCACCGACACCTTCGGTCTGGTGGTGATCGAGGCGCTGGCTTGCGGCGTGCCAGTTGCCGCCTATCCCGTGCGCGGGCCGGCCGACATCATCGTCAGCGGTGAGTTCGGTTATCTGGATGAGGATTTACAAAACGCTGCGGTTAAGGCTCTGTCACTCGATCACGTAAGTTGCCGCGCAGCAGCCCTGAAGTACACCTGGGCGGCTTGTACGCAGCAATTTCTCAGCCATCTCAATCATACCCAGCAAGCGCAGGCCAAGGCACAGACCACTATGGTTGCCACACAAGATCCAACTCGCGTGCAGCCTTGA
- the gcvPB gene encoding aminomethyl-transferring glycine dehydrogenase subunit GcvPB has protein sequence MLIFEHSQQGRINSSQSPLDKPEATDIPQHLRRARRPLLPEVSEMQAVRHYTKLSQKNFSIDTHFYPLGSCTMKYNPRACNKLALLPGFSGRHPGAPESYSQGFLACMYELQEMLKDVTGMKAVSLTPMAGAQGEFAGVAMIRAYHDARGDTARSEILAPDAAHGTNPATAAMCGYTVREIPTDGDGDIDLEQLRAAVGSHTAGLMLTNPSTLGVFEKDIQQVQKIVHDAGGLLYYDGANLNAILGKVKPGDMGFDVIHMNLHKTFSTPHGGGGPGAGPVGVNDRLLPFLPIPIVGKEKEGVYRWLTEKDYPQSIGRLSAHMGNAGVLLRAYVYARLLGREGMPRVAEFATLNANYLMAKLTRLGYQAAYPNRRATHEFILTLKKLKDETGVSTMDVAKRLLDYGYHAPTTYFPLLVPECLLIEPTETESKEELDGFITAMQKILAEAHATPEQVKGAPYTTPVRRLDDVKAARELDLVWQP, from the coding sequence ATGTTGATTTTTGAACATTCGCAGCAGGGCCGCATTAATTCCTCGCAGTCACCGCTCGACAAACCGGAAGCGACGGACATTCCGCAACATCTGCGCCGCGCGCGGCGCCCCTTGTTACCTGAAGTCTCCGAGATGCAGGCCGTGCGGCATTATACAAAGTTGTCGCAGAAGAACTTCTCGATAGACACGCACTTCTATCCGCTCGGCTCCTGCACCATGAAGTACAACCCGCGTGCGTGCAACAAGCTCGCGCTGTTGCCGGGTTTTTCGGGGAGACATCCGGGCGCACCGGAAAGCTACAGCCAGGGATTTTTGGCGTGCATGTACGAGTTGCAGGAAATGCTCAAGGACGTGACGGGCATGAAGGCGGTGTCGCTTACGCCGATGGCCGGAGCACAGGGCGAATTCGCGGGGGTGGCCATGATCCGCGCCTATCACGATGCGCGCGGCGACACGGCGCGCAGCGAAATCCTGGCGCCCGATGCCGCGCACGGCACCAACCCCGCCACCGCCGCGATGTGCGGCTACACGGTGCGCGAGATTCCCACCGACGGCGATGGCGATATTGATCTTGAGCAATTGCGCGCCGCGGTGGGGTCGCACACGGCGGGCCTGATGCTCACCAACCCCTCGACATTGGGCGTGTTTGAAAAGGATATTCAACAGGTACAAAAAATTGTGCATGATGCGGGTGGGCTGCTCTACTACGACGGCGCCAATCTCAACGCCATTCTCGGCAAGGTAAAGCCCGGCGACATGGGCTTCGACGTAATCCACATGAATCTGCACAAGACCTTCTCCACGCCGCACGGCGGCGGTGGGCCGGGCGCGGGGCCGGTGGGTGTGAATGATCGCTTGCTGCCGTTTCTTCCCATCCCCATCGTGGGCAAGGAAAAAGAAGGTGTTTACCGCTGGCTCACGGAAAAGGATTATCCGCAGAGCATCGGTCGTTTATCGGCACACATGGGCAACGCCGGCGTGCTGTTGCGTGCCTATGTGTACGCGCGGCTGCTGGGCCGTGAAGGCATGCCCAGGGTAGCCGAGTTCGCCACGCTGAACGCCAATTACCTGATGGCGAAGTTGACCCGGCTCGGCTATCAGGCGGCCTATCCCAACCGGCGTGCGACGCACGAGTTCATTCTCACCCTGAAAAAACTCAAGGATGAAACCGGTGTGTCCACAATGGATGTCGCGAAGCGTTTGCTCGATTACGGCTATCACGCACCCACCACGTATTTCCCGTTGCTCGTGCCGGAGTGTTTGCTGATCGAACCCACCGAGACCGAGAGCAAGGAGGAGCTGGATGGATTTATTACCGCGATGCAAAAGATACTTGCTGAGGCGCATGCCACACCTGAGCAGGTGAAAGGGGCGCCCTACACCACACCGGTGCGCCGTCTGGATGATGTCAAGGCTGCACGCGAGTTGGATCTTGTGTGGCAACCATAG
- a CDS encoding DUF2892 domain-containing protein, whose product MTTDRMVLAFAGSFILISLILSQLHSLYWLWFTAFVGANLLQTAFTGFCPLSKILIAMGAKPGPGCL is encoded by the coding sequence ATGACCACAGACCGCATGGTGCTGGCGTTCGCCGGCAGTTTTATTCTTATCAGCCTGATCCTGTCTCAGCTTCACTCGCTTTACTGGCTTTGGTTTACCGCCTTCGTCGGCGCCAACCTGCTGCAAACCGCGTTCACCGGCTTCTGCCCCCTCAGCAAAATCCTGATTGCAATGGGCGCAAAACCCGGCCCAGGCTGCTTATAG
- the tpx gene encoding thiol peroxidase, whose protein sequence is MATITLKGTTIHTNGELPKVGAKAPDFSLADANLDDKTLADFRGKKKLLNIVPSLDTPVCAMSTKKFNEYAKNRNDTVMLMISADLPFAMNRFCTSENAKNVVTLSMMRDRHFAKDYGVLIEDGPLAGITARAVVVIDENDKVKYTQLVPEIAQEPDYDKAIAALR, encoded by the coding sequence ATGGCAACCATCACTCTGAAAGGCACAACTATTCACACCAACGGTGAGCTTCCCAAGGTCGGCGCCAAGGCGCCGGACTTCAGTCTGGCGGACGCGAACCTCGACGATAAGACACTGGCCGATTTCCGCGGCAAGAAGAAGCTACTCAACATCGTGCCCAGTTTGGATACGCCGGTGTGCGCCATGAGCACCAAAAAATTCAACGAGTACGCCAAGAATCGCAACGACACGGTGATGCTGATGATTTCCGCCGACCTGCCGTTCGCCATGAACCGTTTCTGCACCTCGGAAAACGCCAAAAATGTCGTCACGCTTTCCATGATGCGCGACCGCCATTTCGCCAAGGATTACGGCGTGCTGATCGAGGACGGACCGCTGGCCGGCATCACGGCGCGCGCCGTGGTGGTGATTGACGAGAACGACAAGGTGAAATACACCCAGCTCGTCCCGGAGATCGCCCAGGAGCCGGATTACGACAAGGCGATCGCGGCGTTACGGTAA
- the gcvPA gene encoding aminomethyl-transferring glycine dehydrogenase subunit GcvPA — translation MPFIPHTTKDIEEMLAAVGASRIEDLFDEIPAGLRNEQFTQIPARISEMDVTRLMSERAAQDGKPLCFIGAGAYEHHIPAAVWEITTRGEFYSAYTPYQAEASQGTLQLLYEYQTMMASLNAMEVSNASLYDGASALAEAVLMAVRAHGKSRRILIPATVHPVYRKVVHSIVRNQNIELLEIPYCAGEGHTVPESLEQYKGADFAALVIPQPNFFGVLEEVDALTDWAHANGLLVIAVVNPLALALLKPPGEWGAEGADIACGEGQPLGVPLSSGGPYFGFMCCKKKYVRQMPGRLVGRTVDLDGKPGFALTLQAREQHIRRSKATSNICTNQGLLVTAATIHMALLGPEGLERAAAASHANTVALLGKLTAIPGMTRAFSRPVFHEAVVRLNKPVREVLHALEKDNLLGGHALDEHYPELGDAVLVCATETKTTADLDTYAAHLRRIMSN, via the coding sequence AGATCCCGGCGCGCATAAGTGAAATGGACGTCACGCGGCTCATGAGCGAGCGGGCGGCGCAGGACGGAAAGCCGTTGTGCTTCATCGGGGCGGGGGCTTATGAGCACCACATCCCTGCGGCGGTTTGGGAGATCACCACGCGCGGTGAATTTTACTCCGCGTATACCCCCTACCAGGCCGAGGCCAGCCAGGGCACGCTGCAATTGTTGTATGAATATCAGACCATGATGGCGTCGCTCAACGCTATGGAGGTCTCCAACGCCTCGCTCTACGACGGCGCCTCGGCGCTGGCCGAGGCGGTGCTGATGGCGGTGCGCGCGCACGGTAAATCGAGGCGCATCTTAATCCCCGCGACGGTTCATCCGGTGTATCGCAAGGTCGTGCACAGCATCGTCAGGAATCAGAACATCGAGCTGCTCGAAATACCGTACTGCGCGGGCGAAGGCCACACCGTGCCGGAATCGCTGGAGCAATACAAAGGTGCAGACTTCGCGGCGCTGGTGATTCCCCAACCCAACTTTTTCGGTGTGCTGGAAGAGGTGGACGCACTCACAGACTGGGCGCATGCCAACGGGCTGCTGGTGATTGCGGTGGTCAATCCGCTGGCGCTGGCGCTGCTCAAGCCGCCCGGCGAGTGGGGCGCCGAGGGTGCGGATATAGCCTGCGGGGAGGGTCAGCCGCTGGGCGTGCCGCTCTCATCCGGCGGCCCTTATTTCGGTTTTATGTGCTGCAAAAAAAAATATGTGCGGCAGATGCCGGGGCGCCTCGTCGGGCGCACCGTGGATCTCGATGGCAAGCCCGGCTTCGCGCTCACCTTGCAGGCGCGCGAACAGCACATCCGCCGCTCCAAGGCGACCTCCAACATCTGCACCAATCAGGGCCTGCTGGTCACCGCCGCAACGATACACATGGCTTTATTGGGGCCGGAGGGTCTGGAGCGCGCCGCCGCCGCAAGCCACGCCAACACGGTTGCGCTGCTGGGAAAACTCACCGCCATTCCCGGTATGACCAGGGCATTCAGCCGGCCGGTATTTCATGAGGCCGTGGTGCGCTTGAACAAACCGGTGCGCGAGGTGCTGCACGCGTTAGAGAAGGACAATCTGCTGGGCGGCCACGCCCTGGACGAGCACTACCCCGAGCTTGGTGATGCGGTCCTGGTTTGCGCCACCGAGACGAAAACCACAGCAGATCTCGATACCTATGCCGCACACCTGCGGCGTATAATGAGCAACTGA